Below is a window of Mycoplasmopsis anatis DNA.
TACTTTCTCATTTGTGAATGTCCGAATCTGAAAAAGTCTTTTTTAATTTATTTAACTCATCCTCAATAAAATAAGGTTCATCTCCAAAAATACAGTAAATCATACCTATATTATAAATTTTTATTTTTAGTTTAATTCATTTTGAAAAATTTTTGTTTAATTATTAATTTATATGGTTGATTTGTTCAAATATTGTTAAAAATAATTTTGATAAAGATAACGGAGAAGATAAAAGCTAAAACTAAATCTTGATTTAGTAAAAAATTAGTTGTTAAAGTTATATTAAAAATGTTGCAAAAATCAAAAATAAGATTAAAAATTATGTAATAGTAATCTATAATGATTGGAATAAATCAAAACAGTAAATTAAATATAATTGAAAACTCAATAACTATACTAAAAATAAATATGTTTATAATTGCAAGGATATTAAAATTATTTTGTGTAGTTAAAGAGATTAACAATGAAAAAAGATAAGAATTAATAAAAATGTATACTTGATTTAAAATAATTTGTTTCTTTGTTACAGTTTTCCTTTTAAATACAATGATAAGTATTGTTATTAAATATGAATATCATAAACTGATATTAAATATAAAAAATGGGTTTATAAGTAATGAAATAAGTAAGGTTATATAAATAATAAATAGTTTCTCGTTAATAAAATTATATTTACTGGTATTATTAATTTTAATTAATGAAATTAAGTTAACTAAAATAATGTATAAATAAGCTCTTAATGAGGAAACTGAGAAATTAACAAATATAAAATATACACTTATAAACATCAAAGGAAAATAAATATTCAAATTGAATTTAAGCTTGCTAAAAAGTTTATTAAAAATGCTAAAAACAATATTAAAATGAAAACCACTAATGACAATTAAATGAACTATTCCTAAATTTTTACTGATGTCTAAAATATTTGAATCATAATCTACCTTACCAAAAAGCAATGTTAAAGTCATATTCTTATAGGAATCTTTAGTGAAAAAATTTAGGTTAAAGAATTTGTCTATTCAACTTAGTTTTATATCGTTTTTGTGGTAATTATTTAATTTAATGAAGCCCAGTATAAACTTAGAATATCAAAAGTTTTTGCTTTGAGGATTAAATTCAGTTATTGTAAAAGTACTTGTAAGTTTTTGCCCAACTTCAAAATCATAATTATTTTTATACAGCAAATATCTTTTATTGTTAAATTGAACAAAATAGTAATTTTTATTTTTTGAAATAACCACTATTTCCTGTTCTATTATTTGATTATTATCATTACTAATATAACTCTTTCAAATAAGTATACTAAAACATAATGTTAATACACTACCAATATAAATAAGAAATACTTTTTTATTTATTAACATCAAAGAACTTAAAAATATGAATAAAAATAAATAAAATAAATTAAAACTAAAGAATAATTTAATCAAAAGAATTATGTTAGTAATTAAAAATATACTAATTACTCTAATATTAAAAATTTCTTTAACTTGGTTAAAGTAGTTAGACCAATACCTTTGATATTTGCAATATCGTCTCATGTTATCCTCTTATTAATATTTTTTTGCTTAAATTCCCATAATAATTCTGAAATTCTTTTTGTTATTCCACGATAGTAAAAATCCTGGTAGCTATTAATCAGTTTTCAAGTTATTCTTGAATTTTCAAATGGAACAAAAATTAAAGCATTTATTGGAGCTTTTTCTTCAAGATTTATATTAGATAAATCCGCTTGTGAGAGTATTTTAGCCTTAAAAAATAATTCCCGATAAGTTAATTCCACTTCTGAACTTATTTCATTAAACTTAACCGCTCCTTCTAGTTTATAAGTATAGATATCAATAGTTTTTTCTCTTTTTTTAGATATGATTAAAGAATTAGGAAAAACAACATAGTAGATAATTGCACTACTAACTATAATAAAAATTAGTCCAATAAAAATATTCATCTTTTGTTTCACACTTATTTATGTTTAAAAATTATTAAGTGAACAAAAAAAGGAAAAAATAAAACAAAATAGGATTTCTCCTATTTTGCATAATTAATCTTTAGCATTTTGCATTGAACGCATAACTTGTCTAATTTGTGCTTCGGATGCTTTTCTTCCCATTTGAGCAAACATAACTCTAATTTGTTTTTCAGTAATAGGTGGGTTTTCTTTAATTTGTTTTTGAAACATGTGTCTAACAACAAAAAATGTTATTATTCCTGTGAAGATCGCCGCAGCAATAATTGTACCAACAATCATTAACACTAATTGTCATACTTCAAAGTGTACCATATATATCCTTTCTTAGTTAGAATGTATATTAATTATAACTTATTTATACTAGTTTCCTTAATATATTTATAGCTAATAAGAAAAATATTAAAGTTTTTATTATTAATATTTACCTTGTATCATAATTTAGTAATTATTAAGAAAAGTATATACAATACCATTTATAATTATTGGGTTTTCACTAAATTTAGTTTTTAAGTTTTCTAAAAATAAGGTATTATCAAAGGCCCCATTACCAATTCAACTAACATTTTACGTAATATTTACTATAGCTGAATTTGAGCAATTTTCAAAAGCTTGATTATCAATTCAATTTAAGCTTTCTGGAAGAATAAACAATGTTAAACTAGAACATCCACTAAATGAACTATGTCCAATAAATCTTGAACTTTTACTAAAAGAAATTAATTTTAATTTAGAGCAAGCACTAAAGGCATAACTTTCAATTGAAGATACTTTATCAGGGATTTAAATTGATTCTAAGCTAGAACAATTCAAGATGGTGGGATTCATGAAAAAATGTGTTATTTATTAATATGAAATTTTTACCATCTTTATATTTTTATTTATTTGTATCAATAAAACATTAAAATTAAATTAGTTAAAAAGATTAAATGTGAGGAAAAATATGAAGATCAAAAACACAATAAATTCACTCAGAACAAAACGATAAATGAGTTTGTTAAAAGCAATAAAAAACTTATAGTCAAACATTACAATTAAAGATTAAAATAAGATTGAAGATTATGTTTGATAACAACTAAATGACTTAATAATAGAATGCAATTTGAATAAAAATATGAATTGCTTTATCAAATTTTAAAAATAGAAGAATATATATCAAAAAGTTCTAAGAAATTTGATTGAGTTACAATTAATAATAACCGTAATTTAGTTCATGCTAAAAGGAGGATATGATGGCTAAAACTAAATATGAACTTCACAAAATCAAACTTACAAAAGTTTATGATAAGACAAAAGGATGATATATAAAAACTCTACCAAATAAAACAAAAATAGATAATTTAGGATAAAAATGTATTTATATTTAAATAGTTTTTATGGTTTACTAATTACATCTGTAATAACAGCATTACTTATAATTATAATTTTATCTTGTGCCCTAATTCCATATTCAAAAACGATTAATTTAAACAAAAAACTACAATACAAAAAAATATTTTTTAAATATGAATTTCGTACAGATTACTTAAAACCAATAATAATATCTTATGCTGTTTTTGCCGTATTATTTTTAAGTATTATAGTTACCATATTTATCAGTGGTGATATATATTGAAAACATTCGCATTTTTTAGTTAATGTTTGGCTTTGTCTTATCGTATTATTTTTATCAAATATAGCTTTTTTCATATTAGATAAAAAATATAAAAAATTAATTAAAAATATCAAAATTACTGAATTTAAGTTAAGCAAAAAAATGTTATTAAAACAAAACGTTTTTGGCAACTTTAACAACACAAATTTAATCTATGCAAATACAATGGGTAGAAAATATAGATTAAAAGATTTAAGTATAATTACAAAAATATGAAAAATTTTTGCTAAAAAATATTTAGCCCTTAAAATATTTAGAATTTTAGTTTTTTACACTCCAGAATGCATGAATCTTCATAAATATGTGGATACAAAAAATCATCAAGAAGTTTATACTATGTACTTAAATATTGCCTTTAAACAGTGAAGTTATTTAACTAAAAGCAACGATTCAGCTTTATTTATAGATCAAATAGCGAAATTAAAACATTTAATAACCGTTGAATAAAAACACAAAGTTTTATTAACCTTGTGTTTTATTTGTATTTTATCTCATTAAATTTTTCTTCATTGAAGCTCTTAATAAATTCAATAATTAAGTTACCTGAACTTATTAAATCAGAAATAGAACAAACTCCAATTGGTGAGTGAAGATATCTCTGAGGAAGCGAGATGGTAATTGTTGCAACTCCACCACGACCATATTGCAATTCGGCTGCATCAGTTCCTCCACCAGCTGCGATAAATTTATAAGCCTTAATATCTTTTTCTTTAGCTAATTCATAAAGATATTTTACTAGTTTAGGGTCCATCATGGTTCCACCATCATGAATTCTTAAAGCTGCTCCAGCAAATAATCTAGTAGTTCCAGCTATTGTACCAATTGTATCGTGTGAACTAGTAGTATCTAGTGCGATTGCTACATCTGGATTAATAATTGAAACTGCAGTTTTGGCTCCACGAGTTCCAACTTCTTCTTGAACTGTTCCAACAAGATATAAATCAACATCTAGTTCTAAGTCTTTAATTTGGTTAGCGATATAGTCTAAAACAGTAACTCCAGCTCTGTTATCCATAGCTTTACCACCAATTAAATCTTCATTTTTGAATTTAATTGTTTCACCACTGAGATAAACTCTGTCACCAATTTCAACACCATTTTCCTTAGCGTCAATGTCTGAGGTAAACCCAAAATCAGCATAAATTTCTTTGTTAGTAATAGCTTTATTTACTTTTTCAGCTTCCATAATATGAATTGAAGTGTGTCCAAAAACACCTAAAAACTCTTCATTTTTACTTGTTACTAATTTAGCTTTAGTTCCGACTACTACTGTTGGTCAAATTCCACCAACTGGCGAAAGTAATAGTTGCCCTTTAGGATCAATTAATCTTACTAAATAACCAACTTCATCCATGTGAGCAGCAATCATAACTTTAGGTGCATTAGATTTTTTTGATTTCTTATGAATAATTAGTGAACCAAAACCATCACGAGTATACTCAAAATTATTACTAAAAGTATTTTCTTTCAAAGCTTGAGCAACTGGTTCTTCAAAACGAGACATTCCTTCAATTTTCATATATTGAATTAATCTATTTTTAAATTCTTCTCTGTTCATTTTTTACTCCATTTTTCTCTACGTAATATTAATTTTTATATTGGCTAAAAATTTCATCGATGTCTGCATCAAAATCTTCTTCATCTTCTTGAAAGAAGTTATCATTTTCAACTTTTCTGGTGATTAAATAAGCGCCTTTTTTATTAGTTTCTACTCAATTAAAATTGAATTCTTCTGCAGTTTTCTCAACATAATATTTAAGTGCTCCAGTACCTACGCCTGTAATCACTAATAATTGTGAAACTTCACCTTTCTCAAGTCTTGAAAAAGGATCTCAAATTTCAGATTGAGCTTGTTCAATTGTGCAACCGTGTAAATCTATTTCAATCATTTTTGTACCTTTATTCCAGCATTTTTCATTAATTTTAATGCGAAAGTATTAAACTCTTTAGCATTATGATCTTCACTATCAAAAGTAGCTACTAAATCACTATATACAATTATATCTTTATTAATTTTTAAAGAATTAAAATATGTCTTTAATGTTGTTGCAAACTGTAAAACACAAATATCAGTACAACAACCGATAATCTCAATTGTGTCAAATTTATTTAGCTCATCCTTGTCTATAAAAAAGAATGAATTAGTGCAGTTTTTATAGACAATATTTTGAATATATTTACTTAATTCCTTAACTACTTCAGACTCAGAAGTATTCTTCAAGCAGTGAAGAGGATACTCATTCATTTCTATGTCATCTTGTTCATGAAAATCACAAAGAAAAGTAATAGAACTACTCTTATTTATTTCTAAAAATTTTGCAATTGGCTTGATAATATCTTCAATATTTTTAGAATACAAATTACCATGATGTGCAAAACCATTAACCATATCCACAACAAAAATTTTATTCAACATTACCTTCTTTCTGGCATCTTGGACAATAAGTAGTTCCGCGACCATTATCTTTAAAATCCAATTTCACTTTAATTAATTTTTCTTTATTACACTGTAAACAAGTTAAATTAAAACGTCCATAAACAAATAACTTATTCTGAAAAGTACCAATCTTACCATTCACTCCTTTGTATGAATTTACAGATGAACCACCTGCATTAATGCTTTGATCCATAATCTCTTGTGCACTTTTAAGAATTTTTTGTAATTTATTTTTAGATATTAAATTACATTTAGTCATTGGATATACTTTTTCTTTATGAAGCGTTTCATCAGCATAGATATTACCAATTCCAAGCACTAAAGACTGATCAAGCAATATAGACTTAATACTTTTAGTTCTTTTCTGGAGTTTTTTGTATAACTCATCTACATTTACATCTCCCGGTAATTGAGCTAAATTTTTAATTTCATATAAACTTCGCTTATCCTCTTTATCAATGATTTCAAATGAACCGAACATTCTTGTATCATTGTATGCAAGAGCGATATTTTTATCTAAAATAAAAATGATGTAATCATGTTTTTCTCTTATACCTTCTTTAATTAATTTTATATCACGAGTGTAATATTTACCTTCCATTCTTAAATGTGAAATCATTCGAGAATTATCATCAAAAATAAACTCAATAAATTTACCAATATTATTTACTTTAGTGATAGTTTTATTAACTAAAAAATTTATAAATTCTTTCTCTGTAGTATTTTTTATAAATTTAGAAGAAATAACAATAACTTTAGTTATTTTACGATTATTTACAATGGTTTCTAAACCTTTTCTTACGATAGTAACTTCTGGATATTCTGGCATATTTAATATTATATTTTAAAAGAAATAAAATAATATAAAATTAATTTTATGTATGATAATTTTGATGATATTATAATTTGTTCAACTGACACAGTAAATGGAATTGGTGGTCCAGTAAATGATTCTGTTTTAGAAAAGATTTATTATTTAAAAAAAAGACCAATTGATAAAAAAATTATGATTTTAGTTAGCTCGATTGAACAAGCAAAAAATTTTCCTCAATGAAATCAAAAAGCGACTGAGTGAGCTAAAAAATATTGACCAGGAGCTTTTAGTATTGTGGTTAATAATCAAGGTTTTAGAATGCCTGATAATAAGCAATTACTTAAATATCTTGAGATTAATGGTCCTCATTATATGTCTAGTGCAAATATCTCTTCTGAAGAAGTTATTGAATTAAGTCAAGCAAATACTGTTTTTCCAATGGTTAAAAAAGTTTATGACTTTGGTAAGTCAAATGGACTTGCAAGTAATATTTATATTTTAGATAAAAATGAATGAATAATCAGAGATATAAACAGTTTTAATCTAAAAGAAAAATAATATTATTGGAATTAAAATAATTCTTGTATTAAAATACACATTTAGTATAATTAAATTATGATTAAAACTATTCAACAAAATTTTGGTACTAATCTTAAACAGATAAGAAATAAATCAAATTTATCACAAGAAGATCTTGCAGAACTTTCAGGAATCGATAGGGCTCAAATTTCACGGATTGAAAAAGGTCTAATTAATGTTACTTTAGAGACAATTGTAAAGCTAAAAAATTCATTAGGTGTTGATTTTTCTCAAATTATGGATATTGATGCCGATTTAAAACCTAAGCCATTCGTAAAATGGGCAGGTGGAAAAACTCAGATACTTTCTAAAATCAAAGATTTTTTACCAAAAAAATATAATGACTATTATGAACCTTTTGTTGGTGGTGGTGCTTTATTTTTCGAACTTTGTCCACAAAAAGCATATATAAATGACTTTAATAAAGAATTAATTTCTGCTTATAAATGCTTTCAAAATTTAACTCAATTGGTCAAACTTAAAGAAGAATTACTAAAACACGAAAGTAACCATAGCGAAGAATACTATTATAAAATTCGTGAAATGGATAAATCTGATAACTATGAAAGTTTGGAGCTATATATGAAAGCAGCAAGATTAATTTACTTGAATAAATCTTGCTTTAACGGATTATATAGGGTTAATTCTAAGGGTTTTTTTAATGTACCCTTTGGTAAAAAAATAAATGTAAAAACTTTTGATAATGAAAATTTTGAAGCTATTAAATTATTCTTTAATAAATCTAAAATAGAGATAACAAGTCTAGATTTTGAAAAAGCACTTGAAACTGCTAAAAATAATGACTTTGTTTATTTAGATCCGCCTTACGATATTTATCCTGATAAAAACGGTTTTGTAAATTATGATAAAAATGGGTTTGGAAAAGATGAACAAATTAGACTTAGAGATTGTGTTATTAACTTAACAAGCAAAGGTGTAAAAGTTATGATCTCAAATCATAATACAAAATTTATAAATGAAATTTATAAGGACTTCAATATTCATGTAATTAGTGCAAAGCGAATAATAAATTCTAAAGCAGACAGAAGAGGTGAAGTTGAGGAAGTTATCATAACAAACTTTAAGGATATAAATGAATAAAATTAAACCTTATTATAATGAAGATGGATTCACACTGTATTTTAAGAATAATAAAAATCTATCAAAAATTATAGAAGAAAAAACAATAGATATGATTTTTGCAGACCCTCCTTATTTTCTATCTAGTGATGGTATAACATGCAAATCAGGAAAAATGGTTTCAGTTAATAAAGCCACTTGAGATAAAACAATCAATATAAAGGAAAAGATTAAATATAATAGAAATTGAATAAAAGAGTGTAAGAAGGTTTTAAAAGATAATGGAACTATTTGAGTCAGTGGCACTTTTCATAATATTTATTCTGTTGGAATAGCACTTGAATTAGAAGGATTTTCAATCATAAATAACATTACTTGACAAAAACCAAATCCTGCACCAAATTTATCCTGTAGAACTTTTACACACTCAACCGAAACTATAATATGAGCAAGAAAAAAAGATGCTAAAAACAATAAATACTATTTTAATTATCGGTTAATGAAACAAATTAATAATGGTAAACAAATGAAAGATGTTTGGAATATTAATTTGCCGAAAAATGATGAGAAGAAATTTGGTAAACATCCGACCCAAAAACCATTATCTCTTTTAGAAAGAATAATTTTATCCAGCACAAAAGAAAATGAATTAATTTTAGACCCTTTTAATGGAAGTGGAACAACTGGAATTGCAGCCAAAAAATTAAATAGAAAATATATTGGAATAGATAATGATAAAAACTATTTAGATATAACTGTTCAAAGATATAAATTTGGTTCATAAATGTTTTATATTTGTAAACTTTATAAATTTAGTACATATACATAGTAGAGTGGTAATGATATGAGAAATTATGATGAATGAATCTCAAAATTTAAACCTAGTATATCAGGTTATGATTTTTATGTAGATTTTGATAAAGTCTATAATAATATTGAAAAAATAAAAGTTGAACTAAATATTCTTAATTCACTAATAGGTTCAAAAGATATTGAAAGAGAATTTCGAGAAATTGTTCAAAAATATCCCGAAACACTTAAATGCATTCCGATACTTATAGCTAAGAGAGAAAAAAGCATTTTTTGTTCTGACAAAAATGGTGGTTTTGAGTTTGATTTTTACAATATGAATTATTCAATTGATGATTATGTTAATTTTATGGAAAAAACCGGATTATTTAATTTAATTCAAAATAATATTATAGGTAACCTCTATGACTATGTTTTAGGTGTAGAGGTAGGGTTAGATTCTAATTCTAGAAAAAATAGAGGTGGATTATTGATGGAACATCTAGTTGAAAATTACATTAAAGATGCTGGATTTATAGAAAATATTAATTACTTTAAACAATTACAAATTACTCAATTAGAACAAAAAATTGGTAAAAAATTAGAATCTTTATATCATTTAAAAAATACAATTAAAAAATTTGATTTTGTTTTGCTTACTAGCAAAAATATTTACTTGTGCGAATGTAATTTTTACTCATCAAGTGGTTCTAAATTAAACGAAACATCTAGAAGCTACAAAAGTCTAGCAAATGATATAAACAAAGTTAGAGGATTAAAATTTGTTTGATTTACAGATGGAATTGGATGATTGAATAACAAGAATATATTAAAGGAAACCTTTGATATATTGGAAGATATTTATAGTATTGATGATTTAGAAAATGGAATATTAAAAAAACTTAAATAATGATTGTTCAATAAATATACGTTATATTATTTATTAAAAGGATAAACACCAAATCGGCCCATTATTCTGTTCGTTTCTTTTTTAAACCTTCAAGTGCAAACACTTCTCTTATGTTTATTTTACACAAAAATTAAATATTTTTTATAAAAAGCCTTGCGGCGCTTGAGCAGATTAGTCCGTCAGGGCGTTTCGCTATTATAATTAGAAAATAAAAAGACCGAGCGTCGTTTGAGCGGGGAGAAAAAGAACCATATCTTGTATGTTAATGAATAGCAAAAAATCAAAAGCCTCCACGGCGCTTGAGTGGATAAAAAGATAAAGATTTATGAATTATTGTGGTTATATTACACTCTATCATTCAAGATCAGGTAATTGGTTTAATAAAAATAGTTCTATTTCGTATTCTTGTTCGGCTATTTCTTTAGAGGATTTAAAACAAAAAATTTTTCTCGGCATATTGTTTATTTTATCTTGAAGTTCCTGGATTTGTTCATCTGTTAAATTAGTAAAATCAAATCCTTTTTTATGTTTTCTTCTTATTAAACCATTTATATTTTCATTAGAACCTCTCTGAAATGAACAATATGTCTGTGCTTTATAAATTA
It encodes the following:
- a CDS encoding Dam family site-specific DNA-(adenine-N6)-methyltransferase codes for the protein MIKTIQQNFGTNLKQIRNKSNLSQEDLAELSGIDRAQISRIEKGLINVTLETIVKLKNSLGVDFSQIMDIDADLKPKPFVKWAGGKTQILSKIKDFLPKKYNDYYEPFVGGGALFFELCPQKAYINDFNKELISAYKCFQNLTQLVKLKEELLKHESNHSEEYYYKIREMDKSDNYESLELYMKAARLIYLNKSCFNGLYRVNSKGFFNVPFGKKINVKTFDNENFEAIKLFFNKSKIEITSLDFEKALETAKNNDFVYLDPPYDIYPDKNGFVNYDKNGFGKDEQIRLRDCVINLTSKGVKVMISNHNTKFINEIYKDFNIHVISAKRIINSKADRRGEVEEVIITNFKDINE
- a CDS encoding isochorismatase family cysteine hydrolase, with protein sequence MLNKIFVVDMVNGFAHHGNLYSKNIEDIIKPIAKFLEINKSSSITFLCDFHEQDDIEMNEYPLHCLKNTSESEVVKELSKYIQNIVYKNCTNSFFFIDKDELNKFDTIEIIGCCTDICVLQFATTLKTYFNSLKINKDIIVYSDLVATFDSEDHNAKEFNTFALKLMKNAGIKVQKWLK
- the mutM gene encoding bifunctional DNA-formamidopyrimidine glycosylase/DNA-(apurinic or apyrimidinic site) lyase, encoding MPEYPEVTIVRKGLETIVNNRKITKVIVISSKFIKNTTEKEFINFLVNKTITKVNNIGKFIEFIFDDNSRMISHLRMEGKYYTRDIKLIKEGIREKHDYIIFILDKNIALAYNDTRMFGSFEIIDKEDKRSLYEIKNLAQLPGDVNVDELYKKLQKRTKSIKSILLDQSLVLGIGNIYADETLHKEKVYPMTKCNLISKNKLQKILKSAQEIMDQSINAGGSSVNSYKGVNGKIGTFQNKLFVYGRFNLTCLQCNKEKLIKVKLDFKDNGRGTTYCPRCQKEGNVE
- a CDS encoding DNA-methyltransferase, which translates into the protein MNKIKPYYNEDGFTLYFKNNKNLSKIIEEKTIDMIFADPPYFLSSDGITCKSGKMVSVNKATWDKTINIKEKIKYNRNWIKECKKVLKDNGTIWVSGTFHNIYSVGIALELEGFSIINNITWQKPNPAPNLSCRTFTHSTETIIWARKKDAKNNKYYFNYRLMKQINNGKQMKDVWNINLPKNDEKKFGKHPTQKPLSLLERIILSSTKENELILDPFNGSGTTGIAAKKLNRKYIGIDNDKNYLDITVQRYKFGS
- a CDS encoding MAG0490 family ComEA-like DNA-binding protein, with the translated sequence MKQKMNIFIGLIFIIVSSAIIYYVVFPNSLIISKKREKTIDIYTYKLEGAVKFNEISSEVELTYRELFFKAKILSQADLSNINLEEKAPINALIFVPFENSRITWKLINSYQDFYYRGITKRISELLWEFKQKNINKRITWDDIANIKGIGLTTLTKLKKFLILE
- a CDS encoding M42 family metallopeptidase, coding for MNREEFKNRLIQYMKIEGMSRFEEPVAQALKENTFSNNFEYTRDGFGSLIIHKKSKKSNAPKVMIAAHMDEVGYLVRLIDPKGQLLLSPVGGIWPTVVVGTKAKLVTSKNEEFLGVFGHTSIHIMEAEKVNKAITNKEIYADFGFTSDIDAKENGVEIGDRVYLSGETIKFKNEDLIGGKAMDNRAGVTVLDYIANQIKDLELDVDLYLVGTVQEEVGTRGAKTAVSIINPDVAIALDTTSSHDTIGTIAGTTRLFAGAALRIHDGGTMMDPKLVKYLYELAKEKDIKAYKFIAAGGGTDAAELQYGRGGVATITISLPQRYLHSPIGVCSISDLISSGNLIIEFIKSFNEEKFNEIKYK
- a CDS encoding ComEC/Rec2 family competence protein — protein: MLINKKVFLIYIGSVLTLCFSILIWKSYISNDNNQIIEQEIVVISKNKNYYFVQFNNKRYLLYKNNYDFEVGQKLTSTFTITEFNPQSKNFWYSKFILGFIKLNNYHKNDIKLSWIDKFFNLNFFTKDSYKNMTLTLLFGKVDYDSNILDISKNLGIVHLIVISGFHFNIVFSIFNKLFSKLKFNLNIYFPLMFISVYFIFVNFSVSSLRAYLYIILVNLISLIKINNTSKYNFINEKLFIIYITLLISLLINPFFIFNISLWYSYLITILIIVFKRKTVTKKQIILNQVYIFINSYLFSLLISLTTQNNFNILAIINIFIFSIVIEFSIIFNLLFWFIPIIIDYYYIIFNLIFDFCNIFNITLTTNFLLNQDLVLAFIFSVIFIKIIFNNIWTNQPYKLIIKQKFFKMN
- a CDS encoding Sua5/YciO/YrdC/YwlC family protein encodes the protein MYDNFDDIIICSTDTVNGIGGPVNDSVLEKIYYLKKRPIDKKIMILVSSIEQAKNFPQWNQKATEWAKKYWPGAFSIVVNNQGFRMPDNKQLLKYLEINGPHYMSSANISSEEVIELSQANTVFPMVKKVYDFGKSNGLASNIYILDKNEWIIRDINSFNLKEK
- a CDS encoding type II restriction endonuclease; this encodes MRNYDEWISKFKPSISGYDFYVDFDKVYNNIEKIKVELNILNSLIGSKDIEREFREIVQKYPETLKCIPILIAKREKSIFCSDKNGGFEFDFYNMNYSIDDYVNFMEKTGLFNLIQNNIIGNLYDYVLGVEVGLDSNSRKNRGGLLMEHLVENYIKDAGFIENINYFKQLQITQLEQKIGKKLESLYHLKNTIKKFDFVLLTSKNIYLCECNFYSSSGSKLNETSRSYKSLANDINKVRGLKFVWFTDGIGWLNNKNILKETFDILEDIYSIDDLENGILKKLK
- a CDS encoding Smr/MutS family protein; protein product: MIEIDLHGCTIEQAQSEIWDPFSRLEKGEVSQLLVITGVGTGALKYYVEKTAEEFNFNWVETNKKGAYLITRKVENDNFFQEDEEDFDADIDEIFSQYKN
- a CDS encoding leucine-rich repeat protein; this translates as MPDKVSSIESYAFSACSKLKLISFSKSSRFIGHSSFSGCSSLTLFILPESLNWIDNQAFENCSNSAIVNIT
- a CDS encoding YneF family protein, translated to MVHFEVWQLVLMIVGTIIAAAIFTGIITFFVVRHMFQKQIKENPPITEKQIRVMFAQMGRKASEAQIRQVMRSMQNAKD